In Candidatus Nitronauta litoralis, one DNA window encodes the following:
- a CDS encoding helix-turn-helix transcriptional regulator yields the protein MTILSRNMKVIRNNLNCTQTAFAQVLGIGFRTYVRYESGERDVPAATLVKISSLGNVSLDRLLTTPLDSEELNQPDTLIPPNKPEKLYVISGSLPEGRLMVKGYRDDFLITVNSREKKILNHFRKLPPKTREKCLRDVETLSLDSQTIPANKKKRASSKAVKRKNTSKLKKLARSIKKITIK from the coding sequence ATGACAATCCTTTCCAGAAACATGAAAGTAATTCGAAACAATCTCAACTGCACACAAACCGCTTTTGCGCAAGTCCTGGGCATAGGGTTTAGAACCTATGTCAGATATGAATCTGGAGAAAGGGATGTGCCCGCTGCAACCCTTGTTAAAATTTCGAGCCTTGGCAATGTCAGCCTGGACAGGCTCCTGACCACCCCCCTGGACTCAGAAGAACTAAATCAGCCTGATACCCTGATTCCTCCCAACAAACCGGAAAAATTATATGTAATCAGTGGTTCTCTGCCCGAAGGCAGATTGATGGTCAAAGGATATCGAGATGATTTTCTGATAACGGTAAATTCAAGAGAAAAAAAAATATTAAACCATTTCAGGAAACTGCCCCCGAAGACTCGGGAGAAATGTCTGCGGGATGTGGAAACCTTGAGCCTGGACAGCCAGACGATTCCAGCCAATAAGAAAAAACGTGCTTCCAGTAAAGCTGTTAAAAGAAAAAACACCAGCAAACTAAAAAAACTGGCACGCTCCATAAAAAAAATCACAATAAAATAA